The Candidatus Mancarchaeum acidiphilum sequence GAGGCACATTCATAAACGTGTCAAATTCTAAAAACTTCAAATTGGAGAACTGCTATATGCAAGGATTTACAGCCCCTATACAGGTTTATAATTCAAGCGGAGAATTGACAAACAATCAGATATTAGTAAAAAGCGCCTATAAATCGGATGCAATAGAAATCTCAAATTCGCCTAATATGTCCAGCCAAAATAACTTGGTTTACAATTATTCATAAGCAGTAGGTATTTTAAATAGGCCAACTGTCTATTTCAGGTGATTATATGCTGTTCAAAACGTTGTCAGATTATTACGAAAAACTTTCAAAAACACAATCTAGGATAGAGATGGTAAATATACTATCAGAAATGTTCAAGCAAGCTGCAAAAGGGGAAATATCAAAGCTAATATATATGACACAGGGGCAGCTAGCACCAAATTTTATTGGCATTGAATTCGGTGTAGCTGACAAGATAATGGAAGAAGCCATAATGATAGCTACTGGGTATAATAAAGAGGAAGTAGAATCAGAATACCACAAGCAAGGGGATTTGGGTGAAGCCACAGAAAATCTCATAAAATCCTCAAAGCTTGCTAGAATGTCAAGCAAGAAATATGATGTTTCTGATGTATATGGATCAATGTACAAAATCGCAACGATATCAGGAAAAGGCAGCAAAGAGATCAAAATAAGGATGTTGGCTGAACTGATAGCAGCTTCTGATCCTATTGAAGCCAAATACATTGTAAAATATCCACTGAATTCGCTGAGGTTAGGAGTAGGAGATGAAACCATACTGGAAGCATTGTCCTTGATGTCAACTTCTGAACGATCTAACAAATCGATATTGGATCGCTCTTACAATATATGCAGTGATCTTGGAGAGATAGGAGAGATTGTGTTGGAAGGAGGTATAGAAGCCGCAAAAAACATGAAAGTTTCCTTATTCAAGCCCATAAGGCCGGCTCTTGCAGAAAGGTTACCAACCGCAAGTGAAATATTAAACAAGATGGGAGGAAAATGCGCAGTAGAGCAGAAATATGATGGATTTAGATGCCAGGTCCATAAAGATGGGAATAAAGTAAAACTATATTCGCGGAGGCTGGAGGAGACAACATCCATGATGCCGGATATAGTAAAAGCAGTGCAGGATAGCATAAAAGCAGAAAAAGTCATATTTGAGGGAGAAGCACTTGCATATAATGAATCCACTGAGGAATTCCTACCTTTCCAGGAAACTATACAGAGGAAGCGTAAGTATGGCATCAATGAGAAAATAAAAGAACTACCTCTTCACCTTATGGCATTTGATATAATGTACCTGGAAGGGGAGGACCTATTGAACAAACCATATGAAACCCGTAGAGAGCTTTTAGAGAAAGCTATAACGGGATCCGATGTCATATCCCCATCCACTCGCATAATTACAGACTCCCCAAAAGAATTTGAAGAGTTCTTTGAAAACTCGGTTGAGAATGGCCTTGAAGGGATAGTGGCTAAGGACCTAAGGTCACATTATATAGCAGGTGCGAGAAAGTTCTCATGGATCAAGATGAAAAGGAGTTACAGAGGAGAGCTTTCAGATACTTTGGATTTAGTGATAATAGGCTACTACAGAGGTAAAGGATCAAGAGCAGAACTTCAATTTGGGGGACTTCTCTGTGCAGTCTATAACAAAAAACGAGATATGTTTGAGACTATAACTAAACTTGGCACCGGGTTCACTGAGGATCAAATGAGGAAATTGCAGGAGCTTCTAACAAAGATAAAAGTAGATTCAAAGCCTGCCCGTGTTGATTCATTGATAGAACCTGATTTTTGGGTTTACCCAAAATATGTTGTAACAGTGAAAGCGGATGAAATAACGGAATCGCCAATGCACACCTGTGGAAGATCCATGCAGCCCGATGGAACAGAGGCAGGGTATGCTTTAAGATTTCCTAGATTGGTTGGAGAAGAAGCTATACGGGCAGATAAAAGCCCAGAAGATGCAACAGATACCTCAGAGGTTATAGAGATGTTTTCACAGCAGAAGAAAGTAAGCTTGTCAAATAAATAATCTCCTACCTCTTGCGGGATGAATAAAATTGGAGGACACCTTGTAATCAAATGTATTATTAATTTTGCAAGTAAAAAAAAACAAAAATTTTAACGCTATAAGCTAGCTACCTTCCACTATCTATCGTTTTGGAGAACTTCTGTACGCTTCTTATTATATTTTTAACCTTGGGGTTTAGCTTATAACCCAAACCATAACCGTTGGCAGTCCTAATATGCGTAGGCTGTATAACATTTAAGTCCAATGAAAGCTCTCTTAATGTTATTATTAGCGTCTTCCTTGTAAACTTCTTTTCAAGAACAGAATAAAGCTCCTTAGTAGTCCTCGGTGATTTTTGCAACAAAAGCTCCATAACCGCATAATTAGGCCTACTCAAAACCTTTCTCAATGCCCAAATATTATCCTGATTCTTATCAATTTTTGCCATAAAATTATATTGTAGATAAAGATTTAAAAGTGTTATTATTTATACTAACCACTATTTTGATAGCCAAATAGGTACTAAAATACTAGTTTCTTGCGGCTCTTATAAGAGAAAACTCCAATAAATACGTATACTAAAGTATATAAATATATACTTTAATATAATAATTAAAAGGTGTAAGATTATGAGCTGGCCACTAATGTCAAAACTAAAGAGGTCATTAAACGAACAAGGATCTTATGAAACCAATCTCAGCCCAATCCAACTAAACTTTTCAGTCTCAAATCTGCCTTTTGACAAGCAAGTAGAGAAACTTGGCAGATTTAAGGTTATAGGAAAGAAAAAGAACATTTACCTATATTTGTTGAATCCTGAGAACTATAAATTGGATGATTATAAAGCATCACAACTTAAACGATATGCTGTTGAGTACCTAGTAAATTCAGATATAAATTTAGAGTATTCGTCGGAATCGATTGAATACATATCAAGGTTCCTAATGGAAAGATATTCATCAGATCCTTTCCTATCTTATATAATAGCACACGATACAGTAGGATATGGGCCAATAAGCATACTTCTTGAAAATTCA is a genomic window containing:
- a CDS encoding ATP-dependent DNA ligase codes for the protein MLFKTLSDYYEKLSKTQSRIEMVNILSEMFKQAAKGEISKLIYMTQGQLAPNFIGIEFGVADKIMEEAIMIATGYNKEEVESEYHKQGDLGEATENLIKSSKLARMSSKKYDVSDVYGSMYKIATISGKGSKEIKIRMLAELIAASDPIEAKYIVKYPLNSLRLGVGDETILEALSLMSTSERSNKSILDRSYNICSDLGEIGEIVLEGGIEAAKNMKVSLFKPIRPALAERLPTASEILNKMGGKCAVEQKYDGFRCQVHKDGNKVKLYSRRLEETTSMMPDIVKAVQDSIKAEKVIFEGEALAYNESTEEFLPFQETIQRKRKYGINEKIKELPLHLMAFDIMYLEGEDLLNKPYETRRELLEKAITGSDVISPSTRIITDSPKEFEEFFENSVENGLEGIVAKDLRSHYIAGARKFSWIKMKRSYRGELSDTLDLVIIGYYRGKGSRAELQFGGLLCAVYNKKRDMFETITKLGTGFTEDQMRKLQELLTKIKVDSKPARVDSLIEPDFWVYPKYVVTVKADEITESPMHTCGRSMQPDGTEAGYALRFPRLVGEEAIRADKSPEDATDTSEVIEMFSQQKKVSLSNK